A genomic window from Neoarius graeffei isolate fNeoGra1 chromosome 5, fNeoGra1.pri, whole genome shotgun sequence includes:
- the ptbp2a gene encoding polypyrimidine tract-binding protein 2 isoform X1: protein MDGISDVAVGVKRGSDELLSSSMYNSPNSGMSSISDGTSNGSDSKKLRVEERVGEAPPSRVLHIRKLPSEVSETEIIALGLPFGKVTNILTLKGKNQAFLELSTEEAAITMVNYYSAVTPHVRNVPVFIQYSNHKELKTETNQSGTPTSGSGDGTLSTPSSPVLRIIIDNMFYPVTLDVLQQIFSKFGTVMKIITFTKNNQFQALLQYNDAASAQQAKVALDGQNIYNACCTLRIDYSKLVNLNVKYNNDKSRDYTRPELPAGDGQPAVDPSVAAAFGKDSNSLLGKIPGALSPLSAAAAAAAAAGRVALSGHSGSGVLLVSNLNDEMVTPQSLFTLFGVYGDVQRVKILYNKKDSALIQMADMNQAQLAMSHLNGQKMYSKIIRVTLSKHQTVQLPRDGLDDQGLTKDFTNSPLHRFKKPGSKNFQNIFPPSATLHLSNIPQDITEDDLRVLFTNSGGTVKAFKFFQDRKMALIQLSTVEESIQCLIDLHNYNMGNNHHLRVSFSKSTI from the exons ATGGCACATCCAATGGAAGTGACAGCAAAAAATTGAGAGTTGAAGAAAGGGTGGGAGAGGCTCCTCCATCACGCGTTCTTCATATCAGGAAACTACCCAGTGAAGTCTCAGAGACGGAGATCATTGCCTTAGGATTGCCCTTTGGAAAGGTCACTAATATCCTTACCTTGAAAGGCAAAAACcag GCATTCCTGGAGCTTAGCACGGAAGAAGCAGCTATTACCATGGTAAACTACTATTCAGCTGTTACGCCGCATGTTCGAAATGTTCCCGTCTTCATTCAGTATTCAAATCACAAAGAGCTCAAGACCGAGACAAACCAG TCTGGAACACCCACATCAGGATCCGGTGACGGAACCCTCTCAACACCCAGCAGTCCAGTCTTGAGGATCATCATAGACAACATGTTCTACCCTGTCACTCTCGATGTGTTGCAGCAG ATCTTCTCAAAGTTTGGCACAGttatgaaaatcatcacattcacAAAGAACAATCAGTTTCAGGCCTTGCTACAATACAATGATGCAGCGAGTGCTCAACAAGCCAAAGTG gcACTCGATGGTCAGAACATATACAATGCTTGCTGTACACTCCGTATAGACTACTCCAAGCTTGTCAACCTGAATGTGAAGTACAATAATGATAAGAGCAGGGACTACACTAGACCAGAGCTGCCTGCGGGTGATGGGCAGCCTGCTGTGGACCCCTCTGTGGCAGCGGCCTTTGGCAAGGACTCGAACTCTCTGCTTGGTAAGATCCCAG GTGCGCTGAGCCCTTTGAGTGCGGCGGCGGCAGCAGCAGCGGCAGCAGGTCGAGTGGCTCTGTCTGGACACTCGGGTAGCGGCGTGCTCCTGGTTAGCAATCTCAACGATGAG ATGGTTACGCCCCAAAGTCTGTTTACCCTCTTCG GGGTGTATGGTGATGTGCAGCGTGTGAAGATCCTCTACAACAAAAAAGATAGTGCGCTGATACAGATGGCAGATATGAATCAGGCCCAACTTG CAATGAGTCATCTTAATGGTCAGAAGATGTATTCAAAAATCATCCGTGTGACCTTGTCCAAGCATCAGACGGTTCAGTTACCCAGGGATGGCTTGGATGATCAAGGCCTCACCAAGGATTTCACCAATTCTCCTCTACATCGTTTCAAAAAGCCTGGCTCCAAAAACTTCCAGAACATCTTCCCTCCCTCTGCCACCCTGCATTTGTCAAACATCCC GCAAGATATAACTGAAGACGACCTCAGAGTACTGTTCACTAACTCCGGAGGCACTGTGAAAGCTTTCAAATTTTTCCA aGATCGCAAAATGGCTCTAATTCAGTTATCCACAGTTGAAGAATCCATTCAGTGCTTGATTGACTTGCACAACTACAACATGGGTAACAATCACCATCTGAGGGTCTCCTTCtccaaatcaacaatttaa
- the ptbp2a gene encoding polypyrimidine tract-binding protein 2 isoform X3 has product MYNSPNSGMSSISDGTSNGSDSKKLRVEERVGEAPPSRVLHIRKLPSEVSETEIIALGLPFGKVTNILTLKGKNQAFLELSTEEAAITMVNYYSAVTPHVRNVPVFIQYSNHKELKTETNQSGTPTSGSGDGTLSTPSSPVLRIIIDNMFYPVTLDVLQQIFSKFGTVMKIITFTKNNQFQALLQYNDAASAQQAKVALDGQNIYNACCTLRIDYSKLVNLNVKYNNDKSRDYTRPELPAGDGQPAVDPSVAAAFGKDSNSLLGKIPGALSPLSAAAAAAAAAGRVALSGHSGSGVLLVSNLNDEMVTPQSLFTLFGVYGDVQRVKILYNKKDSALIQMADMNQAQLAMSHLNGQKMYSKIIRVTLSKHQTVQLPRDGLDDQGLTKDFTNSPLHRFKKPGSKNFQNIFPPSATLHLSNIPQDITEDDLRVLFTNSGGTVKAFKFFQDRKMALIQLSTVEESIQCLIDLHNYNMGNNHHLRVSFSKSTI; this is encoded by the exons ATGGCACATCCAATGGAAGTGACAGCAAAAAATTGAGAGTTGAAGAAAGGGTGGGAGAGGCTCCTCCATCACGCGTTCTTCATATCAGGAAACTACCCAGTGAAGTCTCAGAGACGGAGATCATTGCCTTAGGATTGCCCTTTGGAAAGGTCACTAATATCCTTACCTTGAAAGGCAAAAACcag GCATTCCTGGAGCTTAGCACGGAAGAAGCAGCTATTACCATGGTAAACTACTATTCAGCTGTTACGCCGCATGTTCGAAATGTTCCCGTCTTCATTCAGTATTCAAATCACAAAGAGCTCAAGACCGAGACAAACCAG TCTGGAACACCCACATCAGGATCCGGTGACGGAACCCTCTCAACACCCAGCAGTCCAGTCTTGAGGATCATCATAGACAACATGTTCTACCCTGTCACTCTCGATGTGTTGCAGCAG ATCTTCTCAAAGTTTGGCACAGttatgaaaatcatcacattcacAAAGAACAATCAGTTTCAGGCCTTGCTACAATACAATGATGCAGCGAGTGCTCAACAAGCCAAAGTG gcACTCGATGGTCAGAACATATACAATGCTTGCTGTACACTCCGTATAGACTACTCCAAGCTTGTCAACCTGAATGTGAAGTACAATAATGATAAGAGCAGGGACTACACTAGACCAGAGCTGCCTGCGGGTGATGGGCAGCCTGCTGTGGACCCCTCTGTGGCAGCGGCCTTTGGCAAGGACTCGAACTCTCTGCTTGGTAAGATCCCAG GTGCGCTGAGCCCTTTGAGTGCGGCGGCGGCAGCAGCAGCGGCAGCAGGTCGAGTGGCTCTGTCTGGACACTCGGGTAGCGGCGTGCTCCTGGTTAGCAATCTCAACGATGAG ATGGTTACGCCCCAAAGTCTGTTTACCCTCTTCG GGGTGTATGGTGATGTGCAGCGTGTGAAGATCCTCTACAACAAAAAAGATAGTGCGCTGATACAGATGGCAGATATGAATCAGGCCCAACTTG CAATGAGTCATCTTAATGGTCAGAAGATGTATTCAAAAATCATCCGTGTGACCTTGTCCAAGCATCAGACGGTTCAGTTACCCAGGGATGGCTTGGATGATCAAGGCCTCACCAAGGATTTCACCAATTCTCCTCTACATCGTTTCAAAAAGCCTGGCTCCAAAAACTTCCAGAACATCTTCCCTCCCTCTGCCACCCTGCATTTGTCAAACATCCC GCAAGATATAACTGAAGACGACCTCAGAGTACTGTTCACTAACTCCGGAGGCACTGTGAAAGCTTTCAAATTTTTCCA aGATCGCAAAATGGCTCTAATTCAGTTATCCACAGTTGAAGAATCCATTCAGTGCTTGATTGACTTGCACAACTACAACATGGGTAACAATCACCATCTGAGGGTCTCCTTCtccaaatcaacaatttaa
- the ptbp2a gene encoding polypyrimidine tract-binding protein 2 isoform X2: MDGISDVAVGVKRGSDELLSSSMYNSPNSGMSSISDGTSNGSDSKKLRVEERVGEAPPSRVLHIRKLPSEVSETEIIALGLPFGKVTNILTLKGKNQAFLELSTEEAAITMVNYYSAVTPHVRNVPVFIQYSNHKELKTETNQSGTPTSGSGDGTLSTPSSPVLRIIIDNMFYPVTLDVLQQIFSKFGTVMKIITFTKNNQFQALLQYNDAASAQQAKVALDGQNIYNACCTLRIDYSKLVNLNVKYNNDKSRDYTRPELPAGDGQPAVDPSVAAAFGKDSNSLLGALSPLSAAAAAAAAAGRVALSGHSGSGVLLVSNLNDEMVTPQSLFTLFGVYGDVQRVKILYNKKDSALIQMADMNQAQLAMSHLNGQKMYSKIIRVTLSKHQTVQLPRDGLDDQGLTKDFTNSPLHRFKKPGSKNFQNIFPPSATLHLSNIPQDITEDDLRVLFTNSGGTVKAFKFFQDRKMALIQLSTVEESIQCLIDLHNYNMGNNHHLRVSFSKSTI; encoded by the exons ATGGCACATCCAATGGAAGTGACAGCAAAAAATTGAGAGTTGAAGAAAGGGTGGGAGAGGCTCCTCCATCACGCGTTCTTCATATCAGGAAACTACCCAGTGAAGTCTCAGAGACGGAGATCATTGCCTTAGGATTGCCCTTTGGAAAGGTCACTAATATCCTTACCTTGAAAGGCAAAAACcag GCATTCCTGGAGCTTAGCACGGAAGAAGCAGCTATTACCATGGTAAACTACTATTCAGCTGTTACGCCGCATGTTCGAAATGTTCCCGTCTTCATTCAGTATTCAAATCACAAAGAGCTCAAGACCGAGACAAACCAG TCTGGAACACCCACATCAGGATCCGGTGACGGAACCCTCTCAACACCCAGCAGTCCAGTCTTGAGGATCATCATAGACAACATGTTCTACCCTGTCACTCTCGATGTGTTGCAGCAG ATCTTCTCAAAGTTTGGCACAGttatgaaaatcatcacattcacAAAGAACAATCAGTTTCAGGCCTTGCTACAATACAATGATGCAGCGAGTGCTCAACAAGCCAAAGTG gcACTCGATGGTCAGAACATATACAATGCTTGCTGTACACTCCGTATAGACTACTCCAAGCTTGTCAACCTGAATGTGAAGTACAATAATGATAAGAGCAGGGACTACACTAGACCAGAGCTGCCTGCGGGTGATGGGCAGCCTGCTGTGGACCCCTCTGTGGCAGCGGCCTTTGGCAAGGACTCGAACTCTCTGCTTG GTGCGCTGAGCCCTTTGAGTGCGGCGGCGGCAGCAGCAGCGGCAGCAGGTCGAGTGGCTCTGTCTGGACACTCGGGTAGCGGCGTGCTCCTGGTTAGCAATCTCAACGATGAG ATGGTTACGCCCCAAAGTCTGTTTACCCTCTTCG GGGTGTATGGTGATGTGCAGCGTGTGAAGATCCTCTACAACAAAAAAGATAGTGCGCTGATACAGATGGCAGATATGAATCAGGCCCAACTTG CAATGAGTCATCTTAATGGTCAGAAGATGTATTCAAAAATCATCCGTGTGACCTTGTCCAAGCATCAGACGGTTCAGTTACCCAGGGATGGCTTGGATGATCAAGGCCTCACCAAGGATTTCACCAATTCTCCTCTACATCGTTTCAAAAAGCCTGGCTCCAAAAACTTCCAGAACATCTTCCCTCCCTCTGCCACCCTGCATTTGTCAAACATCCC GCAAGATATAACTGAAGACGACCTCAGAGTACTGTTCACTAACTCCGGAGGCACTGTGAAAGCTTTCAAATTTTTCCA aGATCGCAAAATGGCTCTAATTCAGTTATCCACAGTTGAAGAATCCATTCAGTGCTTGATTGACTTGCACAACTACAACATGGGTAACAATCACCATCTGAGGGTCTCCTTCtccaaatcaacaatttaa